The Schistocerca cancellata isolate TAMUIC-IGC-003103 chromosome 4, iqSchCanc2.1, whole genome shotgun sequence genome contains a region encoding:
- the LOC126184326 gene encoding general transcription factor II-I repeat domain-containing protein 2-like: MGPKKRKVDTENRRFLTELTEQYCFTLPDRPQAVPVCLICNKTVVVIKSGNLKRHYVTTHQQFHKNFPLGSEARKEKLQEYLTFYEKSTKLLVRCMSEQEESAEAALRVCGTLSKHQKPFSDSEIMKECMLEVASALFEEKKDVVAIQSIPMSARSNTRRTEISATDIKSTLLELLEKAPCYPIALDKSCDMVDDEQISIFVRFFDMENKIFREELLAILPLKGNNRGEDLFKAIDEFINNSNIRYDKIVSLSTDNAQR; encoded by the exons ATGGGTCCTAAAAAGCGAAAAGTGGACACTGAAAATAGGAgatttttgactgaattgactGAACAATATTGTTTTACGCTGCCTGATAGGCCTCAAGCGGTTCCAGTTTgcttaatatgtaataaaactgtcgTTGTTATTAAAAGTGGCAATTTAAAGCGACACTATGTAACAACTCATCAGCAATTCCACAAAAACTTTCCTCTTGGCAGTGAGGCGCGTAAAGAAAAACTACAG gaATATCTCACTTTTTACGAAAAAAGTACGAAATTGCTGGTTCGCTGCATGAGTGAGCAAGAAGAATCGGCAGAAGCAGCGTTACGTGTGTGCGGGACACTTAGTAAACACCAAAAACCATTTTCAGATTCTGAAATAATGAAAGAATGTATGTTGGAAGTAGCCTCGgcactttttgaagaaaaaaaggatGTCGTTGCAATTCAAAGTATTCCAATGTCGGCAAGAAGTAATACAAGAAGAACGGAAATTTCAGCTACTGATATTAAAAGCACTCTGCTTGAACTTTTGGAAAAGGCACCATGCTACCCCATTGCTCTTGACAAATCATGTGACATGGTTGATGATGAACAGATATCTATTTTCGTGAGATTTTTCGACATGGAAAATAAGATATTTAGGGAAGAATTGCTCGCAATATTGCCTTTGAAAGGTAACAATCGAGGAGAAGATTTATTCAAAGCTATTGACGAATTTATTAATAATTCCAACATTCGTTATGATAAAATAGTGTCGCTTTCAACTGACAACGCCCAGCGATGA